The Acropora muricata isolate sample 2 chromosome 7, ASM3666990v1, whole genome shotgun sequence genomic interval AACGAATATAAAGTAGACAACAACTCTTCagcaaaggggggggggggggggcgccaCCTACTACAAAGGAGAAGAAAAGAATGGTTCACAGGCAGGTGGAAGGGGAGTTCCAATAGATGAACAAATTGTGATGGTGTGCAGCTGAAAAGGGCTTGAGCGCAATGTAACGCGCGCTTATATATGTATGACGCTGGGAGCGATAGGTTCTAATTGGAAGAAAACGTGATCCACAAGGTTTCTTAGCATGCGTACCATTGGTTAAACGAAAACCTTGCCATAAATACCATTATGATAACGTCATAatggtctcttttcttttttggcatGAGTGGGTCCCTTATGAAGGCGATGAAATATAGATCGAAAGGGCACTGGCCATTGAAATTACCGGGAAATCAGCAGTCCGTGGTATTGTCTAACTTTAGAATAAAGGTCTGAGCCACAATTTAATGACTAGTTACCGATTGGGCCTCATGACTacaacgtcatctgaaaaagAAACTTCGTTTCTGCGATCGTTTTTCagttattccaagtcattatgcttgcaaactGTGTACTAACTATCCTAATTAAATTGGTATCAGCGGCTTGAATTTGAGATTAGAACAAAAGCATCACATTGCccacacaattgcaaaacaggtcatttcacctCGAAGACAGGATCAGAACGATTCAGCGCAAAggtacaaagaaagaaaaccactggtgcaaattttgtttttcaaaagtgcTGCTTTTTAAtgataaatatgcaaatttgaattGTTGCTTCCGTGCCTTTTATTTGTCGTCAAATTACGGCTCGCGTTCCATTGCAGATCGAGAAATTCATCTAACCcttagtattttttttctccttttttatGAGATATCGATGAATGTGCCAGCGGAATTCACAATTGTATCAATGGAACAGCTGATTGTACAAACACACTTGGATCTTACAAGTGCTCCTGCAAGCCTGGTTACCGTGGAGACGGGCAACATTATTGCATACTAGACGGTTAGTGTAAACACATGCTGAATCGACAGCTAGTGCTGATACTCAAGGTAGTTCCTGGCCTTTAAATGGTTCACGGTCAATTTGAAAGCTTGCcttgaacttcaactttgcccCAATAGAGGACTGGAACAAACTACGATTCCCTAGGAACTGTGGGTCTCATGCTCATCAGCGTGGCTGTATTTAATAACCTCATACATATTTTCCCTTAATTCATTTTATTCACCATGACAGTGCAAACTTGTATTGTTTTTCCCTTGTAGACCAGTGCTGATAGCCTAGGGAATACTTACTTTGAAATTTCATCGTCTGCactcttatatatatataccaagattacagtgtggtgtgaagatatatatatatatatatatatatatatatatatatatatatatatatatatatatatatatatatatatgtttttttcttatttttagaATGCAAAAACTACGAAATATTGAGTAGTGCCGACAGAAAAGTGACACACGGTTCTTCGCCTCTCCTTTGCGACGACGGTCTTGCAGCTGGATGGTATCGTTTCCTAGGAGCCGCAGGAGTGAAAATGCCCACTTCGTGCATCGCAGTTCACAGATGCGGGACATACTTTCCTGGCTGGTTAAATGGTATTCATCCCGAGGAATACGAGGGCAATGTGACTCGACAGGCGTGTTTTCATTATACAACTTGTTGTCGGTTCTTTCACGATATTCAAGTGAGGAACTGCAGTGGGTACTACGTGTACTACCTCAGGAAAACAATATGTTATGCTCGTTACTGCGGCACAGACTGAACTAGACACTTTTAATTCGGGGAACAAAGGAGAGGACTGGACGCTAAGTAATAATGAGCACAAAAAGCACAGTTAATGAAACAGCTTAAAGCAACTTATGTAAATGTGTATTTAGTCTTCACCAAGTTAAAGTGCTCGaggcaatctcgttcccaggacgTCTGTGTTTGGATTTGGGAAAAAGCCGGAGAGGTCAAGGGAGAGATCTGGGAATGAAGTTGAGCTCGATATTCGTTGTAAGGCCTTGAAATCAAGTGATCATAAGACAGATCTTTGTTTCGACTAGAGCATACCTTGTTTATATATACACCTCCGTGAATTTAAAACGGTAGTAGTCACACATTATAATGCATAGCCCCAGGGACCTGTGACGGGTTACATAAGACAAGTAAAGGAGACCATCATGACGTTATCATAATGGTATTTATGTCAAGGCTTTCGTTTAATCAGTGGTACGCATGCTCAGGTGGGAGGCACCTTGTGGATCACGTTTTCTTCCAATCAGAACCTAGCGCTCACAGCGTCATACATATATAAGCGCGCGCGTTACATCGCGCTCAACCCCTTTTCAGCTGCACACCATCACAATTTGTTCATGTCTTGGAACTCgtaattttcgcaattttcaacCACTTCCCCTTCCGCCTGCCTGTGAACCattcttctctttttgtttgtAGTAGGTGGCGGTTCCACCCCCCCACCTTTGCTGAAGACTTGTTGTCTACTTTATATTCGGTAGCTTTCACGATTAAAATTCGTCACCTTTGGTGGCCAAACATTAAGCTAAACAATGTTGACTCTATCATTGCTAACGAAGCCCTTCAGCAAACTAGTGCGCCGCCATGCAGTTCTCGTTTATTCGTTTGATTTTTTCAGCACCCTGGCAACTCGCTACTACAAAACGCCTTGTTATAAAAATGGTCTTATAGTCGTAAGTATTGTTTGAACACAAAAGGTTATTGTTACACAACAATTGCTAAGTTTTGTGATATGTGGATTACGTTTTATTAACTGTTATATTATGTTATAACAGTTATATTATCTCTTATATTAAATGAGCTTTCTAATCTGAGAGAGGGGAATTTGTAGTTCCACTCACTGCTCCGTTGTCAAAGTGGCGTAAAACCCCAGAAACTGACAACCCTTATCTCGATTTCTACCGTTTGGAACAAGGCACAGGCAGCCCAACAACTGGCTAACCTCATTGTCACTAGATCTATGGAAGGCTATTCATTGGAAGACAATAGGGTTATTGTTTCCGGTCAGTTACAGATTTTGCATAGTGGATTTGTTATCGTAGGAAAGTATTATAGTCATAGTAAAAATCCGTCGCAAACTTGAAGTTGACGAATGTTCTCAATGCTTTTGGAGTTGCAGTGTAAAGCGCCCTAAGCTTTAGGGTACAGGGCTATATCGgcttatatattattatttaatttttattttattcttcaaATAATCATATCTCGGAGAGATGTTTCGCTAGAATCAGTACCAATATTGTACGACAAATTTTGACAACGAGATTTCAAAGTAAGATCGATTAAAGTTTTCCGAATCATTTTTAGGGACACTAATTGTTTCAAAGGCATGAATCGGCCTTCAAATTGATTATtcgaaaaataaatattgttgACGAAATTTGGCACCAGCAAGTTGCTAGGATATTCATGACCTGCATAAGCGACTTGGTGGCAAAGAAATATatgttttctttacttttaaTCGTATTGGCAATTTCTAGGTTTTAAAAGCACCAAAATGATGATACACTTCAAAGCgtcttcaatttttcaatttgttctcaaTATATATTTGAAGAAGTAATTTGACGCCAACCACTCACGGAGATCAGTAAGCTGTATATTAATTGGCTAACATAGTGTGTTCACCTTGTATTTGGCTAAAAATGTGATTGAATAACTAATTTAGCATAGATAAAAGAACTTAAATTAAAACTTCATAAGAATGACCTCTTTTGTCATCAatgagataaaaataaaaagctttaaaaataataaagacgAGTGAATGCCAAAGTGTTTAATAATTAACAAACCGTGAATCTAGATTGTCAAATAACGGAAAATCCATTAAAACAAGCATGATGCTCTATTGAACTCCAGATCATTCGAAAAGTGAAAGAGATTGATTTTTGAGTTACccaaaaagaggaaagaaaaagaaacatttgggGTTTTAAAGAGCTGGTACgagttttttttagaatttcaaCTTCCCTTTAATGTTACTAATTATAAGTAAAGAACTGATTCTCTCTTTCAGTGAGTTATTGGAAAGGAAGCTGATActtaaaggaaatgaaaatctcgaatattttttaaatgaaaagaaaatccattttaggggtcaaaattaaattaatataaTATAGTTAATGAAGACTCACATTCGGTAAGGGCCTCAGTAACTCGTTGTCTGCAAATAGTGACTAGGCAAATTGTCAGATGTATTTGTTGTATGGAGTTGCCATGACACTGACATGGTCGTTTAAGTTGTATGCCTTAAATGACAAAACACTCGCGATAAGTCGTTTTGACAAACTTTGGGACCAGCTTGCTCAAGAAATACTTAACTTTTTGAGAATAGCACCAGAGGAGAGGAAATATAGTCAAGCTTGGGCTTGTCTGCGAGGCtgtcatgcatttttaatttcgaCGACATAACTCAGATCTGTAAAAAAATCGCTAATGTAAAAAGAGTGCAGAGACATGCACTTTAATTTAGGAGACAACTAAAGAGAG includes:
- the LOC136922556 gene encoding uromodulin-like; translated protein: MTKSAHSLAYHAAVIFLACCISLQACADNLQCKGVRSISGMMLRGHVFQEHNAANILACSLLCNSNIRCQSINYVISRHLCELNNRTKEAKPEGYVQDVDRVYLTRPSERVSLGFIKEVPATSCREIKASEGVSAVSGNYWLDSIKPGQVTLVSCDMHTGDIDECASGIHNCINGTADCTNTLGSYKCSCKPGYRGDGQHYCILDECKNYEILSSADRKVTHGSSPLLCDDGLAAGWYRFLGAAGVKMPTSCIAVHRCGTYFPGWLNGIHPEEYEGNVTRQACFHYTTCCRFFHDIQVRNCSGYYVYYLRKTICYARYCGTD